A region of Streptomyces halobius DNA encodes the following proteins:
- a CDS encoding PadR family transcriptional regulator, whose protein sequence is MSRRSGILEFAVLGLLRESPMHGYELRKRLNTSLGVFRAFSYGTLYPCLKSLVANGWLIEETGGAPEGAPAAALTGRRAKIVYRLTASGKEHFEELLAHSGPDAWEDEHFGVRFAFFGQTSRDVRMRVLEGRRSRLEERLEKMRTSLARTRERLDDYTLELQRHGMESVEREVRWLNELIESERAGRDQRAPDPAEQGEKDQSGDTGGLPRHRGGSRPDPSDDTTT, encoded by the coding sequence GTGAGCAGACGTTCCGGCATCCTTGAGTTCGCCGTCCTCGGCCTGCTCCGAGAGTCCCCCATGCACGGCTATGAGCTGCGAAAACGACTCAATACGTCGCTCGGGGTCTTCCGTGCGTTCAGCTATGGCACCCTCTACCCCTGCCTCAAGTCGCTGGTCGCCAACGGCTGGCTCATCGAGGAGACGGGCGGTGCCCCGGAGGGCGCACCCGCCGCGGCATTGACAGGCCGCCGGGCGAAGATCGTCTACCGATTGACCGCATCGGGCAAAGAGCACTTCGAGGAGCTGCTCGCCCACTCCGGACCGGATGCGTGGGAGGACGAGCACTTCGGCGTCCGCTTCGCCTTCTTCGGTCAGACGTCGCGGGACGTGCGGATGCGCGTGCTGGAAGGCCGCCGCAGCCGGCTGGAGGAGCGCCTTGAGAAGATGCGCACCTCTTTGGCCCGGACCCGCGAGCGGCTGGACGACTACACCCTCGAACTGCAGCGCCACGGCATGGAATCCGTGGAGCGCGAAGTCCGTTGGTTGAACGAGCTCATCGAGAGTGAGCGCGCCGGGCGCGATCAACGCGCACCGGATCCCGCAGAGCAGGGCGAGAAGGACCAGTCAGGAGATACGGGCGGCCTGCCCCGGCACCGGGGTGGTTCCCGGCCGGATCCGTCTGATGACACCACCACATGA
- a CDS encoding transglycosylase domain-containing protein, with protein MSEHRRKPPQPQGGGRAAARRAAQQQTGRRAARGSAAGPVPGSERPYGGRAEARRAAQRGSRRRAPEDAAMASGGGRGGRRGGGRRTGGGGHGPDGGRGRGGGQPAKKRFIDYPRVGRVGWRRFVPSWKQVTGMAITFMGLIVGAAGVALAVVTVPDPSEAARQENNVYLWSNGKVMVRDGKTNRQNVSISDIPTSMQNAAMAAENATFRSDSGVDPVGIARALFNMARGGETQGGSTITQQYVKNAMLTQEQTLERKIKELFISIKVDSKMSKNEILQGYLNTSYYGRGAYGIQAAAQAYYGKDAFDLKPDESAMLATVLKGADLYDPAGGSGPHSSKAENTARAKARWKWILDRELEVGFMTEKERAKYQKFPMPDPPKPVASKTGQIGYLMDTAKKYVLKHSSLSERQFDKGGYTIRTTFDKSKVDKLSDAVKKVDKRYIDPEERAKDRYVQFGAASVVPGDGKIVALYGGEGYNKGHFMNNADTFGVPVGSTWKPFVLAAAMEHGTAKSNGPLSPESRYNGNDHLKVKNAQGNYVLKKDNSPFYQENESDHRWGYISLTKAMEQSVNTPFVQLGMDVGMSKVRDMAHAAGISEESFDKHLNPSFALGTSTPSAIRMADAYATFANQGVKLEPYSVTKVTFRGEEVEGFEKPKQETAMDRDIANKVTEILENVIQNGTAQKAKRLGIPAAGKTGTTDENKSAWFVGYTPKLSTAVTMFREDPKNPRQLSMNGVGGFDSIHGGALPTEVWTEYMLQANVGAEPFPTANFIGKRVDQEGMPTPKPTPTPTPDPSETPSGTPSESAPPTDIPSAPPTETCSPMDIDCQDPGGQSNGGGNGTGQGGTTGGETSPTPDPEPGGDDGGGGLFGGPSGS; from the coding sequence ATGAGCGAGCACCGTCGCAAACCGCCACAACCGCAGGGTGGCGGACGTGCAGCGGCACGACGCGCCGCGCAGCAGCAAACAGGACGCCGTGCTGCGAGGGGTTCCGCCGCCGGCCCTGTTCCCGGCTCCGAGCGGCCGTACGGAGGGCGGGCCGAGGCGCGCCGTGCCGCACAACGCGGCTCCCGTCGGCGAGCGCCCGAGGACGCGGCGATGGCCTCCGGCGGAGGCCGTGGTGGCCGACGTGGTGGCGGGCGCCGCACCGGCGGTGGCGGTCACGGCCCCGACGGAGGACGCGGTCGCGGCGGTGGGCAGCCTGCCAAGAAGCGGTTCATCGACTACCCGCGCGTCGGCCGTGTCGGATGGCGCCGGTTCGTGCCGTCCTGGAAACAGGTCACCGGTATGGCCATCACCTTCATGGGCCTGATCGTCGGAGCGGCCGGCGTGGCGCTGGCCGTGGTGACCGTTCCCGACCCGAGCGAGGCCGCCAGGCAGGAGAACAACGTCTACCTCTGGTCCAATGGCAAAGTCATGGTCCGGGACGGCAAGACGAACCGGCAGAACGTCAGCATCTCCGATATTCCGACCTCGATGCAGAATGCGGCGATGGCCGCGGAGAACGCGACGTTCAGGTCGGACTCGGGTGTGGACCCCGTGGGTATCGCGCGTGCGCTGTTCAACATGGCCAGGGGCGGTGAAACCCAGGGCGGATCGACCATCACTCAGCAGTACGTCAAGAACGCGATGCTGACCCAGGAGCAGACGCTCGAACGCAAGATCAAAGAGCTGTTCATCTCGATAAAGGTCGACTCGAAGATGAGCAAGAACGAGATCCTGCAGGGCTATCTGAACACCAGCTACTACGGCCGCGGGGCCTACGGGATCCAGGCAGCTGCCCAGGCGTACTACGGGAAGGACGCCTTCGATCTGAAGCCGGACGAGAGCGCCATGCTGGCGACCGTGCTCAAGGGTGCGGACCTGTACGACCCGGCCGGCGGTTCGGGGCCGCATTCGAGCAAGGCGGAGAACACCGCGCGCGCCAAGGCACGGTGGAAGTGGATCCTCGACCGGGAGCTCGAGGTGGGGTTCATGACGGAGAAGGAACGGGCCAAGTACCAGAAGTTCCCCATGCCCGACCCGCCGAAGCCGGTGGCCAGCAAGACCGGCCAGATCGGCTACCTGATGGACACCGCGAAGAAGTATGTGCTGAAGCACTCGTCGCTCAGTGAGAGGCAGTTCGACAAGGGCGGCTACACGATCCGGACGACCTTCGACAAGTCGAAGGTCGACAAGCTCAGCGATGCGGTGAAGAAGGTCGACAAGCGGTACATCGACCCGGAGGAGCGCGCGAAGGACAGATACGTCCAGTTCGGAGCGGCGTCCGTGGTCCCGGGAGATGGCAAGATCGTCGCCCTTTACGGCGGTGAGGGCTACAACAAGGGGCACTTCATGAACAACGCCGACACCTTCGGTGTGCCGGTCGGTTCGACGTGGAAGCCGTTTGTCCTCGCGGCGGCGATGGAGCACGGGACGGCCAAGAGCAATGGTCCGCTCTCACCGGAGAGCCGGTACAACGGCAACGACCATCTCAAGGTGAAGAACGCGCAGGGCAACTATGTCCTGAAGAAGGACAACTCGCCCTTCTACCAAGAGAACGAGAGTGATCACCGCTGGGGCTATATCTCCCTGACCAAGGCCATGGAGCAGTCCGTCAACACCCCGTTCGTTCAGCTCGGCATGGATGTCGGTATGAGCAAGGTGCGGGACATGGCGCACGCCGCGGGGATCTCGGAGGAGAGCTTCGACAAGCACCTCAACCCGTCCTTCGCGCTGGGCACCTCCACACCGAGTGCGATTCGCATGGCCGATGCCTATGCGACCTTCGCCAACCAGGGCGTGAAGCTTGAGCCCTATTCGGTGACCAAAGTGACGTTCCGTGGTGAAGAAGTGGAGGGCTTCGAGAAGCCCAAGCAGGAGACGGCGATGGACCGCGACATCGCCAATAAGGTGACCGAGATCCTGGAGAACGTCATCCAGAACGGCACGGCGCAGAAGGCGAAGCGGCTGGGTATCCCGGCGGCGGGCAAGACCGGTACCACCGACGAGAACAAGTCGGCCTGGTTCGTCGGCTACACCCCGAAGCTCTCGACGGCCGTCACGATGTTCCGTGAGGACCCGAAGAACCCGCGTCAGCTGTCCATGAACGGGGTGGGCGGCTTCGACTCGATCCACGGTGGTGCACTGCCGACCGAGGTCTGGACCGAGTACATGCTGCAGGCGAACGTCGGCGCGGAGCCGTTCCCCACCGCCAATTTCATCGGTAAGCGCGTCGACCAGGAAGGCATGCCGACCCCGAAGCCGACCCCCACGCCGACGCCGGATCCGTCCGAGACGCCGTCCGGGACACCGAGCGAGTCCGCACCGCCGACCGATATTCCGAGCGCCCCTCCGACCGAGACCTGCTCCCCCATGGACATCGACTGCCAGGACCCCGGCGGGCAGTCGAACGGTGGGGGCAATGGCACCGGGCAGGGCGGTACGACCGGAGGGGAGACCAGTCCGACCCCCGACCCGGAGCCTGGTGGTGACGACGGCGGAGGAGGCTTGTTCGGCGGTCCCTCCGGCTCCTGA
- a CDS encoding MFS transporter, which produces MPAVRDLRVLLQLRDFRSLLATRLLSQAADGVYQVALATYVVFSPEKQTSAAAIASAMAVLLLPYSLVGPFTGVLLDRWRRRQVILYGNLLRTLLAAVTAALMVARVPDWLFYASALSVTAVNRFVLAGMSAALPRVVGAGQQLVMANSIAPTAGTLAATAGGGLAFAVRLTGPDVDPVAVLLGAALYLCSALTALRMAPGLLGPDPSRLQPHLWEALVSTVRGLAHGFRHLAERRTAARALTAMTIVRFCYGAVTVMVLMLSRYAWTDNVSEGLALLGITVMVSGAGFFAAALLTPWAVERLTAFGWIACCAALGAVLVPALGLLFAPVPMLVAAFVLGISTQGTKISTDTVVQRSVDDAFRGRIFAIYDVLFNVAFVSAAAVAALMLPPDGKSAVLIIVVAAVYATVVVGLVRFGRR; this is translated from the coding sequence ATGCCTGCTGTGCGCGATCTCCGCGTATTACTCCAGCTACGGGACTTCCGATCTCTCCTGGCCACACGGCTCCTCTCCCAAGCCGCCGACGGCGTCTACCAGGTCGCGCTCGCCACCTACGTCGTCTTCTCACCCGAGAAACAGACCTCGGCCGCGGCCATCGCCTCCGCCATGGCCGTCCTGCTGCTTCCGTACTCACTCGTCGGGCCCTTCACCGGAGTGCTGCTCGACCGCTGGCGACGCCGCCAGGTCATCCTGTACGGGAACCTGCTGCGGACCCTGCTGGCCGCCGTGACCGCGGCTCTGATGGTGGCCAGGGTCCCCGACTGGCTGTTCTACGCCTCGGCCCTCTCCGTGACCGCCGTGAACCGCTTCGTCCTGGCCGGGATGTCGGCCGCGCTCCCCCGGGTGGTCGGCGCTGGACAGCAGCTCGTCATGGCCAACTCCATTGCCCCCACTGCCGGAACGCTCGCCGCGACCGCCGGCGGCGGGCTCGCCTTCGCCGTCCGCCTCACCGGTCCGGACGTGGATCCGGTGGCCGTCCTTCTCGGGGCGGCCCTCTATCTCTGTTCCGCCCTCACCGCCCTGCGCATGGCACCCGGGCTCCTCGGGCCCGATCCCTCGCGGCTCCAACCACACCTGTGGGAAGCCCTGGTGAGTACCGTGCGGGGGCTCGCCCACGGCTTTCGCCATCTCGCGGAGCGGCGCACCGCCGCCCGCGCGCTGACCGCGATGACGATAGTCCGCTTCTGCTATGGAGCCGTGACGGTCATGGTGCTGATGCTGTCCCGGTACGCCTGGACCGACAACGTGTCCGAGGGCCTGGCCCTGCTCGGCATCACCGTCATGGTGTCGGGAGCGGGCTTCTTCGCGGCCGCTCTCCTCACGCCGTGGGCGGTCGAACGGCTCACCGCCTTCGGGTGGATCGCCTGCTGCGCCGCCCTGGGCGCGGTGCTGGTGCCCGCACTCGGTCTGCTCTTCGCTCCTGTGCCGATGCTGGTGGCCGCGTTTGTGCTCGGCATCAGCACGCAAGGCACCAAGATTTCCACGGACACCGTGGTTCAGAGATCGGTCGACGACGCCTTCCGCGGCCGGATCTTCGCCATCTACGACGTGCTGTTCAATGTCGCCTTCGTCAGTGCGGCAGCGGTCGCCGCCCTCATGCTGCCGCCGGATGGGAAGTCGGCCGTTCTGATAATCGTCGTGGCCGCCGTCTATGCGACGGTCGTTGTGGGGTTGGTCCGCTTTGGGCGGCGTTAG
- a CDS encoding inositol-3-phosphate synthase gives MGSVRVAIVGVGNCAASLVQGVEYYKDADPNSRVPGLMHVQFGDYHVRDIEFVAAFDVDAKKVGLDLADAIGASENNTIKICDVPNTGVQVQRGHTLDGLGKYYRQTIEESAEAPVDVVQVLKDEQVDVLVCYLPVGSEDAAKYYAQCAIDAKVAFVNALPVFIAGTKEWSDKFTEAGVPIVGDDIKSQVGATITHRVMAKLFEDRGVILDRTMQLNVGGNMDFKNMLERERLESKKISKTQAVTSQIKDRELGEDNVHIGPSDFVAWLDDRKWAYVRLEGRAFGDVPLNLEYKLEVWDSPNSAGVIIDALRAAKIAKDRGVGGPILSASSYFMKSPPVQYFDDEARENVEKFIKGDAEH, from the coding sequence ATGGGTTCGGTTCGCGTAGCCATCGTCGGCGTGGGCAACTGCGCCGCCTCGCTGGTACAGGGCGTCGAGTACTACAAGGACGCAGACCCGAACAGCCGCGTGCCCGGCCTCATGCACGTGCAGTTCGGCGACTACCACGTCCGTGACATCGAGTTCGTGGCCGCCTTCGATGTCGACGCCAAGAAGGTCGGCCTCGACCTCGCGGACGCCATCGGCGCCAGCGAGAACAACACCATCAAGATCTGCGACGTGCCGAACACCGGTGTGCAGGTCCAGCGCGGTCACACCCTCGACGGCCTGGGCAAGTACTACCGCCAGACCATCGAGGAGTCCGCCGAGGCGCCGGTCGACGTCGTCCAGGTCCTCAAGGACGAGCAGGTCGACGTTCTGGTCTGCTACCTCCCTGTCGGGTCCGAGGACGCCGCGAAGTACTACGCCCAGTGCGCCATCGACGCCAAGGTCGCGTTCGTCAACGCCCTCCCGGTCTTCATCGCCGGCACCAAGGAGTGGTCGGACAAGTTCACCGAGGCCGGGGTCCCGATCGTCGGTGACGACATCAAGTCCCAGGTCGGCGCCACGATCACGCACCGTGTGATGGCCAAGCTCTTCGAGGACCGGGGCGTCATCCTGGACCGCACGATGCAGCTGAACGTCGGCGGCAACATGGACTTCAAGAACATGCTGGAGCGTGAGCGCCTGGAGTCCAAGAAGATCTCCAAGACGCAGGCCGTCACCTCCCAGATCAAGGACCGTGAGCTGGGCGAGGACAACGTCCACATCGGCCCGTCGGACTTCGTGGCCTGGCTGGACGACCGCAAGTGGGCCTATGTCCGCCTCGAGGGCCGCGCCTTCGGTGATGTCCCGCTGAACCTTGAGTACAAGCTTGAGGTCTGGGACTCCCCGAACTCCGCGGGCGTCATCATCGATGCCCTGCGGGCCGCGAAGATCGCCAAGGACCGGGGCGTCGGCGGTCCGATCCTCTCCGCGTCGTCGTACTTCATGAAGTCGCCGCCGGTGCAGTACTTCGACGACGAGGCACGTGAGAACGTCGAGAAGTTCATCAAGGGCGACGCCGAGCACTGA
- a CDS encoding LppU/SCO3897 family protein, with protein sequence MSFKTIKNIGIVVLVAVMALVGFIASQDDADTAAVGDCLKAASSSTDRMEVVDCSSPDAVSKVVKKIDGFYTQTTAETECRKVPDATGFYAETGKGPDFLLCTKEA encoded by the coding sequence GTGTCCTTCAAGACCATCAAGAACATCGGCATTGTCGTACTGGTCGCCGTGATGGCGCTAGTCGGTTTCATAGCGAGCCAGGACGATGCCGACACGGCGGCGGTGGGTGACTGCCTGAAGGCGGCATCGTCGTCCACGGACCGCATGGAGGTCGTGGACTGCTCCTCCCCTGACGCGGTGTCCAAGGTCGTCAAGAAGATCGACGGCTTCTACACCCAGACCACCGCCGAAACCGAGTGCCGCAAGGTACCCGACGCCACCGGGTTCTATGCCGAGACCGGCAAGGGCCCCGACTTCCTGCTCTGCACCAAGGAAGCCTGA
- a CDS encoding alanine racemase, whose product MALTLYVDTARWRAHQQSVLQQFPGLVPVCKGNGYGFGHERLAEEATLLGADILAVGTTYEAARIKDFFSGDLLVLTPFRHGEEPVPLPDRAIRSVSSVEGVGGLVGARVVIEVMSSMRRHGVAPEDLPKLAAAIEDIRLEGFAIHLPLDRTDGSDAVEEVIGWMDRLRAARLPLHTMFVSHLKADELARLQQQFPQTRFRARIGTRLWLGDHEATEYRGSVLDVTRVAKGDRFGYRQQKAASDGYLVVVAGGTSHGVGLESPKALHGVMPRAKGVARAGLATVNRNLAPYVWAGKQRWFAEPPHMQVSILFVPTDAPAPQVGEELVAHLRHTTTQYDRLVDR is encoded by the coding sequence ATGGCGCTCACCCTCTACGTCGACACCGCGCGCTGGCGGGCGCATCAGCAGAGCGTTCTCCAGCAGTTTCCCGGGCTGGTCCCGGTATGCAAGGGCAACGGCTACGGCTTCGGCCATGAGCGCCTCGCCGAAGAGGCCACCCTCCTCGGTGCCGACATCCTCGCGGTCGGTACGACCTACGAGGCGGCCCGCATCAAGGACTTCTTCAGCGGCGATCTGCTCGTTCTGACCCCGTTCCGGCACGGCGAGGAGCCGGTGCCACTGCCCGACCGGGCGATCCGCTCGGTCTCGTCGGTCGAAGGCGTGGGAGGTCTGGTCGGCGCCCGGGTCGTCATCGAGGTCATGAGCAGCATGAGGCGGCACGGTGTCGCGCCGGAGGACCTGCCGAAGCTGGCCGCGGCCATCGAGGACATCCGGCTGGAAGGGTTCGCGATCCATCTGCCGCTGGACCGCACCGACGGGTCCGACGCGGTCGAAGAGGTCATCGGCTGGATGGACCGGCTCCGCGCCGCCCGCCTGCCGCTGCACACCATGTTCGTCAGCCATCTCAAGGCCGACGAGCTCGCCCGTCTCCAGCAGCAGTTCCCGCAGACCCGCTTCCGCGCGCGTATCGGCACCCGGCTGTGGCTCGGTGACCACGAGGCCACCGAGTACCGCGGCTCGGTGCTCGACGTCACGCGCGTGGCGAAGGGGGACCGCTTCGGCTACCGCCAGCAAAAGGCCGCTTCCGACGGCTACCTGGTGGTGGTCGCCGGCGGCACCTCGCACGGCGTCGGCCTGGAATCTCCCAAGGCCCTGCACGGTGTGATGCCCCGTGCCAAGGGCGTGGCCCGCGCCGGCCTGGCAACCGTCAACCGCAATCTGGCGCCGTATGTGTGGGCCGGGAAGCAGCGCTGGTTCGCGGAGCCCCCGCACATGCAGGTGTCGATCCTGTTCGTGCCGACGGATGCCCCCGCGCCGCAGGTGGGCGAGGAGCTGGTGGCCCATCTGCGGCACACCACCACGCAGTACGACCGCCTCGTGGACCGCTGA
- a CDS encoding glycosyltransferase family 87 protein gives MTRVRQDESVRPTRRDEVAAAGSELIGGPIGRRALFGTSWLTPVRLIALVAIGMFALGMVQKLPCYNGGWFFGATAQYTHACYSDIPHLYAGRGFADGLIPYFDRLPGDMEYLEYPVLTGAFMEVASWMTPHSGSIQQREQIYWLVNAGMLMICAAVIAVCVARTHRRRPWDGLLVALAPAFALTATINWDLLAIALTAAGMLMWSRSRPLAAGVLIGLATAAKLYPVLLLGPLLVLCWRAGAWRAYGKAVAGATVSWLVVNLPVMITHDAAGFHIREGWAKFYTFSQERPVDFGSIWLLISQRAGNPLENANTYATLLMLLGCGAIALLTLYAPRRPRFAQLAFLVVALFILTNKVYSPQYVLWLTPLAALARPRWRDFLIWQACEVMYFLGIWMYLAYTGSGDKHQGLPTEGYQLAIALHLLGTLYLCAVVVRDILMPERDVVRRDGDDDPSGGVLDRRPDVFVFGRPYHEPRHALHFEGQPRVRWGVVRD, from the coding sequence ATGACGAGGGTGCGACAGGACGAGTCCGTACGGCCGACGAGGCGGGACGAGGTGGCGGCGGCCGGAAGCGAGCTGATCGGCGGCCCGATCGGGCGGCGTGCGCTGTTCGGGACGAGCTGGCTGACGCCGGTGCGGCTCATCGCGCTGGTCGCCATCGGCATGTTCGCGCTCGGCATGGTGCAGAAGCTGCCCTGTTACAACGGTGGGTGGTTCTTCGGTGCCACGGCCCAGTACACCCATGCCTGTTACTCCGACATCCCCCATCTCTATGCGGGACGGGGCTTCGCCGATGGGCTGATCCCGTATTTCGACCGGCTGCCCGGCGATATGGAGTACCTGGAGTACCCGGTGCTGACCGGTGCCTTCATGGAGGTCGCGTCCTGGATGACCCCGCACAGCGGGTCCATCCAGCAGCGCGAACAGATCTATTGGCTGGTCAATGCCGGGATGCTGATGATCTGCGCCGCCGTCATCGCTGTGTGCGTGGCCCGGACGCACCGTCGCCGCCCCTGGGACGGGCTCCTCGTCGCCCTGGCGCCGGCCTTCGCGCTCACCGCCACCATCAACTGGGATCTGCTGGCGATCGCACTGACCGCCGCGGGGATGCTGATGTGGTCACGGAGCCGACCCCTGGCGGCCGGTGTCCTGATCGGGCTGGCGACCGCGGCGAAGCTGTACCCGGTGCTCCTACTGGGCCCCCTGCTGGTGCTGTGCTGGCGGGCGGGAGCCTGGCGTGCGTACGGGAAAGCCGTGGCGGGTGCCACGGTGTCGTGGCTCGTGGTCAACCTGCCGGTGATGATCACGCACGATGCGGCCGGATTCCACATCCGGGAGGGCTGGGCGAAGTTCTACACCTTCAGCCAGGAGCGGCCCGTCGACTTCGGATCGATCTGGCTCCTGATCTCGCAGCGCGCCGGGAACCCTCTGGAGAACGCCAACACCTACGCCACCTTGCTGATGCTTCTGGGTTGTGGCGCCATCGCACTGCTGACGCTCTACGCGCCGCGGCGGCCACGCTTCGCTCAGCTCGCCTTCCTTGTCGTCGCGCTCTTCATCCTCACCAACAAGGTCTACTCGCCACAGTACGTCCTCTGGCTGACCCCGCTTGCCGCGCTGGCCCGGCCTCGCTGGCGGGACTTCCTGATCTGGCAGGCATGTGAGGTCATGTACTTCCTGGGGATCTGGATGTACCTCGCCTACACGGGGAGCGGCGACAAGCATCAGGGACTGCCGACGGAGGGCTACCAACTGGCCATCGCCCTCCACCTCTTGGGCACCCTCTACCTGTGCGCCGTGGTCGTACGGGACATCCTGATGCCGGAGCGCGATGTCGTCCGCAGGGACGGGGACGACGATCCGTCGGGCGGTGTCCTGGACCGGAGACCGGACGTTTTCGTGTTCGGACGGCCTTACCATGAGCCGCGGCACGCGCTGCACTTCGAGGGACAGCCACGGGTGCGCTGGGGCGTCGTACGGGACTGA
- a CDS encoding lipid II:glycine glycyltransferase FemX, translated as MSLTLRTISRKEHLAYIQSLPAASHMQVPAWADVKAEWRSESLGWFDAAGELVGAGLVLYRQVPKVKRYLAYLPEGPVINWHSPHLEDWLQPMLTHLKQQGAFTVKMGPPVVIRRWDAPAIKAGIQNPDVKRLRDVEATHIEPRAFEVADKLRRMGWQQGEDGGAGFADVQPRYVFQVPLADRSLEDVHKGFNQLWRRNIKKAEKAGVEVVQGGYDELDEWQRLYEVTAERDRFRPRPIGYFQRMWKALNAEDPNRMRLYFARHEGENIAAATMLIVGGHVWYSYGASANHKREVRPSNAMQWRMLRDAYALGATVYDLRGISDSLDENDHLFGLIQFKVGTGGQAAEYLGEWDFPLNKLLHKAFDMYMARR; from the coding sequence ATGAGCCTGACCCTGAGGACCATCAGCCGCAAGGAGCATCTGGCATACATCCAGAGCCTGCCCGCGGCCAGCCACATGCAGGTCCCCGCCTGGGCCGACGTCAAGGCCGAGTGGCGCTCGGAGAGCCTGGGCTGGTTCGACGCCGCCGGCGAGCTGGTCGGTGCCGGCCTGGTCCTCTACCGCCAGGTCCCCAAGGTCAAGCGGTACCTCGCGTACCTCCCCGAGGGACCGGTCATCAACTGGCACTCGCCCCATCTGGAGGACTGGCTGCAGCCGATGCTCACGCATCTCAAGCAGCAGGGCGCCTTCACCGTGAAGATGGGACCGCCGGTCGTCATCCGGCGCTGGGACGCCCCGGCGATCAAGGCCGGTATCCAGAACCCGGACGTCAAGCGGCTGCGGGACGTCGAGGCGACCCATATCGAACCGCGCGCCTTCGAGGTGGCCGACAAGCTCCGCCGCATGGGCTGGCAGCAGGGCGAGGACGGCGGCGCCGGCTTCGCCGACGTCCAGCCCCGCTATGTCTTCCAGGTACCGCTGGCCGATCGCTCCCTCGAGGACGTCCACAAGGGCTTCAACCAGCTGTGGCGCCGGAACATCAAGAAGGCCGAGAAGGCCGGCGTCGAGGTCGTCCAGGGCGGCTACGACGAGCTGGACGAGTGGCAGCGGCTCTACGAGGTCACCGCGGAGCGCGACCGCTTCCGGCCGCGCCCGATCGGCTACTTCCAGCGCATGTGGAAGGCCCTCAACGCCGAGGACCCCAACCGCATGCGGCTGTACTTCGCCCGTCACGAGGGGGAGAACATCGCGGCCGCCACGATGCTGATCGTCGGTGGCCACGTCTGGTACTCCTACGGTGCCTCCGCCAACCACAAGCGCGAGGTCCGGCCGTCCAACGCGATGCAGTGGCGGATGCTGCGCGACGCCTATGCGCTCGGCGCCACGGTCTACGACCTCCGCGGCATCAGCGACTCCCTCGACGAGAACGACCACCTTTTCGGCCTGATCCAGTTCAAGGTCGGCACGGGTGGGCAGGCAGCGGAGTATCTCGGTGAGTGGGACTTCCCGCTCAACAAGCTTCTGCACAAGGCGTTCGACATGTATATGGCGCGTCGCTGA